A genomic window from Salvia splendens isolate huo1 chromosome 11, SspV2, whole genome shotgun sequence includes:
- the LOC121753833 gene encoding uncharacterized protein LOC121753833, translated as MPPRRPNLSSLEIPERSLEAALFDFTRIDIPSPSSTRAGLPPRPSSAKLKSSVMNMLSQKSFRGKIPLQDTEKTVLIIPDVPLSDKPSTSRSFSLNKLLLSPSTKSVHSLPVTPMAVADPKPSVENHADLQSKMLQPEAKKIMKRSFSVPVNVKTRSLRRAESSGVLIRVISKHHNPTTVENASPDISPDTEADIENAGEDIPEEEAVCRICLIELGEGGETLKMECSCKGELALAHQECAVKWFSIKGNKTCDVCKQDVRNLPVTLLKLQNPPNVVRRIPVAPQQNEATRYRFWQDVPVLIMVSTLAYFCFLEQLLVADLGPRALAVSLPFSCVLGLLSSMIASTMVSKSCIWAYASFQFAIVILFAHIFYAVLDVNPILSVLLSSFTGFGIAISTNSLLVEYLRWRASRHPQSLPQQTSSGVQFHPHEQRHRQHQPQYGENGNQALQTPLALSIPAGSSGSAYENQ; from the exons ATGCCACCCAGGCGCCCAAATCTCTCGTCTTTGGAAATACCCGAAAGGTCATTGGAGGCTGCATTGTTTGATTTCACAAGGATAGACATCCCCAGTCCTAGTTCTACCAGAGCGGGATTGCCTCCAAGGCCCAGTTCGGCGAAACTCAAATCATCTGTTATGAACATGCTTTCTCAGAAGAGCTTCAGGGGTAAAATCCCGTTGCAGGATACTGAAAAAACAGTTCTTATTATACCAGACGTGCCCCTCTCTGACAAGCCTTCAACTTCGAGATCATTTTCGTTAAACAAACTTTTGCTTTCCCCATCAACAAAATCAGTACATTCATTGCCCGTGACACCAATGGCAGTTGCTGATCCTAAGCCCTCAGTTGAAAATCACGCTGATCTTCAATCGAAAATGCTT CAACCTGAAgctaaaaaaatcatgaaacGCTCTTTTTCAGTTCCAGTTAATGTTAAAACCAGAAGCTTGAGGCGAGCAGAATCATCTGGAGTTTTGATACGTGTAATATCAAAGCACCATAACCCTACAACAGTGGAAAATGCCTCCCCGGATATATCTCCCGATACAGAAGCTG ACATAGAAAATGCTGGGGAAGACATCCCCGAAGAAGAGGCTGTTTGTAGAATTTGTTTAATAGAGCTCGGAGAAGGGGGTGAAACACTGAAGATGGAGTGCAGTTGTAAAGGAGAGCTTGCGCTTGCCCACCAAGAGTGTGCTGTGAAGTGGTTTAGCATCAAAGGTAATAAGACCTGTGATGTTTGTAAGCAGGATGTCCGTAACCTTCCAGTAACGTTGCTGAAATTACAAAATCCGCCTAATGTTGTACGAAGAATACCTGTTGCACCACAACAAAATGAAGCGACTCGTTACAG GTTTTGGCAGGATGTGCCCGTTCTCATCATGGTCAGCACACTTGCATATTTCTGCTTTCTGGAGCAGCTTCTG GTAGCTGACCTGGGACCTCGAGCACTGGCCGTTTCATTGCCTTTCTCTTGCGTGTTAGGTCTCCTTTCATCCATGATAGCATCTACAATGG TGAGCAAGAGTTGCATATGGGCTTATGCCTCTTTCCAGTTTGCAATAGTGATTCTATTTGCTCATATTTTTTATGCCGTG CTCGATGTCAATCCTATTCTTTCCGTATTGCTCTCCTCCTTCACTGGGTTTGGGATCGCGATCAGCACCAATTCACTTCTCGTGGAATACTTGAGATGGAGAGCAAGCCGTCATCCCCAGTCCTTACCGCAACAAACAAGCAGTGGCGTGCAGTTTCATCCACATGAACAAAGACACCGCCAACATCAGCCCCAGTATGGCGAAAATGGTAATCAAGCACTGCAAACTCCATTAGCACTCTCAATACCCGCGGGGTCATCAGGAAGCGCGTATGAGAACCAGTAA
- the LOC121755612 gene encoding tRNA pseudouridine synthase A 1-like yields the protein MLPSLGYKWCLIISYDGTRFSGWQYQTSTPTVQCLLEEALIRITKLERDHLCVVGAGRTDAGVHAWGQVAHFTTPFNYDCLAGVHKALNGLLPPDIRIREMRSVPPEFHACFSVTSKIYNYRIYNDTIIDPFQRLHVYHSTYKLNPAAMRDASKHFVGKHDFSAFANTSRNDRIPNPVKNIFRFDVIETGPVLHLEVEGTGFLYRQVRNMVALLLQVGREAGPPDIVSKILASRDRKELAKFTLAVPPHGLCLHAVNYNEHHLQLPSGCPATSRGRHHTISKCKLPYYYSILS from the exons ATGCTCCCTTCTCTTGGATACAAATGGTGCTTGATAATATCTTACGATGGCACCCGTTTTTCAG gATGGCAATATCAAACGTCAACCCCAACTGTACAATGTTTACTGGAAGAGGCTCTAATCCGAATTACAAAATTAGAACGTGATCACCTTTGCGTTGTTGGTGCAGGCCGAACAGATGCAGGAGTCCATGCCTGGGGTCAG GTGGCACACTTCACCACACCTTTCAATTATGACTGCTTGGCCGGCGTTCACAAAGCACTAAATGGTCTTCTCCCTCCCGATATCAGAATCAGAGAGATGAGATCCGTCCCACCTGAATTTCACGCGTGCTTTTCTGTTACAAGCAAAATTTACAATTACAGAATTTACAACGATACCATCATTGATCCATTTCAGAGGCTCCATGTGTACCACAGTACTTATAAACTCAATCCTGCTGCCATGAGGGATGCATCAAAGCATTTTGTAGGGAAGCATGACTTCTCTGCTTTTGCTAATACTTCGCGCAATGATAGGATACCAAATCCGGTCAAGAATATCTTCCGCTTTGATGTGATTGAGACG GGACCTGTGTTGCACCTTGAAGTCGAAGGAACAGGTTTTCTATACAGACAAGTTCGGAATATG GTCGCGTTGTTGCTTCAAGTCGGGAGAGAGGCTGGTCCACCTGACATTGTCTCCAAGATCTTGGCATCTCGTGACAGGAAGGAGTTGGCCAAATTTACCTTGGCAGTTCCTCCTCATGGTTTGTGCCTTCATGCTGTCAACTACAACGAGCATCATCTTCAACTTCCCTCGGGTTGCCCTGCAACGAGCCGGGGTAGGCACCATACTATAAGCAAATGTAAGCTCCCATACTATTATTCAATACTTTCTTGA
- the LOC121756171 gene encoding endoplasmic reticulum-Golgi intermediate compartment protein 3-like isoform X1: protein MGNFKQALRSIDAFPRAEDHLLQKTKSGAFVSIVGLVIMATLFVHELTYYLSTNTVHQMSVDLKRGETLPIHINMTFPSLPCDVLSVDAIDMSGKHEVDLDTNIWKLRLNHNGQIIGTEYLNDLVEKGHVNHSHGHDDHNDHHEESDHKVKLHNLDEEAEDMIKKVKHAMANGEGCRVYGVLDVQRVAGNFHISVHGLNIFVAQMIFEGSSHVNVSHIIHDLSFGPKYPGIENPLDGTSRILHGSSGTFKYYIKIVPTEYKYISKEVLPTNQFSVTEYFSPIREHDRAWPAVYFLYDLSPITVTIREERRSFLHFITRLCAVLGGTFALTGMLDRWMYRLVEALTKPNSRSIVR from the exons aTGGGTAATTTCAAGCAGGCGCTAAGAAGCATCGATGCGTTCCCGAGAGCCGAGGACCATCTGCTGCAAAAGACAAAATCCGGGGCCTTTG TCTCTATTGTTGGACTGGTAATCATGGCAACTTTGTTCGTTCACGAGTTGACTTATTATCTCTCGACAAATACCGTGCACCAG ATGTCAGTAGACTTAAAACGTGGAGAAACACTTCCGATCCATATAAATATGACATTCCCATCTTTGCCATGTGATG TGCTTAGTGTAGATGCAATCGATATGTCAGGAAAGCATGAAGTTGATCTTGACACAAATATATGGAAG CTTCGCTTGAATCATAATGGCCAGATTATTGGCACAGAGTATTTAAACGACCTTGTTGAGAAGGGACATGTTAATCACAGTCACGGTCATG ATGACCACAATGATCACCATGAGGAGTCTGACCATAAAGTCAAACTCCACAATCTTGATGAAGAAGCTGAAGATATGATTAAGAAGGTGAAGCATGCAATGGCTAATGGGGAAGGTTGCCGG GTGTATGGTGTTCTAGATGTGCAACGAGTTGCTGGAAACTTCCATATCTCAGTCCATGGATTGAACATTTTTGTCGCACAGATG ATTTTTGAAGGTTCTTCTCATGTCAATGTGAGTCATATAATTCATGACTTGTCCTTTGGACCCAAATATCCTGGTATAGAGAACCCACTTGATGGCACATCAAGAATTTTACATGGATCAAGCGGAACATTCAAGTATTACATCAAG ATTGTCCCAACTGAATACAAGTATATTTCAAAGGAAGTTTTACCCACAAATCAATTCTCTGTCACCGAGTACTTTTCTCCAATCCGTGAGCATGATAGAGCATGGCCTG CCGTTTACTTCCTGTATGACCTGTCACCAATCACGGTGACAATTAGGGAAGAACGTCGTAGCTTTCTCCACTTCATTACGCGTCTTTGTGCAGTACTCGGTGGCACATTTGCCTTAACAG GAATGCTAGATCGATGGATGTACAGGCTGGTTGAAGCCTTGACAAAACCGAATTCTAGAAGTATTGTACGATGA
- the LOC121755153 gene encoding E3 ubiquitin-protein ligase WAV3-like: MGWRRAFCNTLPIDKSSAAADKHRSYRSTRSNPSTPPLHCKTNCSKSVDANNEIDSPNSKLESKSSASTPRNRSRIRFRSAPSSPRSPFSMLKSTLRLSRMSNYAYSSCGVCVHGVKSGQGTAIYTAECGHAFHFPCIAAFVGKRRELVCPVCAAVWKDVPLLAVYAQQNRQSEEEVDSGAKIAPLSSPNLKRRCNAPPYADDEPLLTPNFNRIPDSVADEAEDEEVEEFQGFFVNQISSESFTGGDLKTVEVSVSPDTAVISQGRTHDTCAVVVKVRAPPPPRIPGAATRAPIDLVAVLDVSGSMTGAKIEMMKRAMRLVIASLGSADRLSVLAFSSAPRRLLSLRRMTLQGQCSARRIIDRLACSQGTSMAEALREATRVLEERRERNPVASIILLSDGLGSSADESSQHSRASSHSTRFSHVEIPVHSAGFSREPAENAFSKCVSGLLSVVVQDAHIQLGLALGSDPAEITAVYSCNERPTVPGSGCIRLGDLYAEEEKELLLEIRVPASRVGYGSHHVLSVKCCYKDPATQELIYGKDESLLVPRPQAVRSGLPRIERLRNVFVTIRAVAESRRLIERNELASAMQMLSSARALLLQPAAEMAGEYVRGLEAEMAEVQWRRQHHQQKVAPRRRSSEEREIGLFVDENGKPPLTPTSAWRAAEKLAKMAQVKKSFNKVSDLHGFENARF; the protein is encoded by the exons atGGGTTGGCGAAGAGCATTTTGCAACACTCTCCCCATAGATAAGAGCTCCGCAGCCGCGGACAAGCACCGGAGTTATAGGTCAACCAGAAGCAATCCTTCGACTCCTCCATTGCATTGCAAAACGAATTGTAGTAAGAGTGTCGATGCTAACAACGAGATCGATTCGCCGAATTCGAAGCTCGAAAGCAAGAGTAGCGCCTCCACGCCGAGAAATCGTTCCAGAATCCGATTCCGTTCCGCGCCGTCTTCTCCTAGATCTCCTTTCTCTATGCTTAAGAGCACGCTGCGTTTATCCAGAATGAGTAATTATGCATAT AGCAGCTGTGGAGTGTGTGTGCATGGCGTGAAGAGCGGGCAAGGAACGGCGATCTACACGGCGGAGTGCGGCCACGCCTTCCACTTCCCCTGCATCGCTGCCTTCGTCGGGAAGCGGCGCGAGCTCGTTTGCCCCGTCTGCGCCGCCGTGTGGAAGGACGTGCCTCTCCTGGCAGTCTACGCGCAGCAAAACCGCCAATCGGAGGAGGAAGTTGATTCTGGCGCGAAAATCGCGCCTCTTTCTAGTCCTAATTTGAAGAGACGGTGCAATGCGCCGCCCTACGCCGACGACGAGCCCTTGCTCACCCCCAATTTCAATCGAATTCCGGATTCCGTGGCTGATGAAGCGGAGGACGAGGAAGTCGAGGAGTTTCAAGGATTCTTCGTCAATCAAATCAGTAGCGAATCATTTACCGGCGGTGATTTGAAGACGGTGGAGGTGAGCGTCTCCCCGGACACCGCCGTGATCTCCCAGGGGCGGACGCATGACACCTGCGCCGTCGTTGTGAAAGTCAGGGCGCCGCCTCCGCCGCGCATCCCCGGCGCAGCGACGCGAGCCCCGATCGACCTCGTTGCGGTCCTCGATGTTAGCGGCAGCATGACCGGCGCAAAAATCGAGATGATGAAGCGCGCCATGCGTCTCGTTATCGCCTCCCTCGGCTCGGCCGACCGCCTCTCGGTACTGGCCTTCTCCTCCGCTCCCAGGAGGCTGCTGTCCCTTCGCCGCATGACACTACAGGGTCAGTGCTCGGCGCGGCGGATCATAGACCGCCTCGCCTGCAGCCAGGGCACCAGCATGGCTGAAGCCCTGCGCGAGGCGACGCGGGTGCTCGAGGAGCGCCGCGAGAGGAACCCCGTCGCGAGCATTATATTACTATCCGATGGCCTCGGATCATCCGCTGACGAGAGTAGTCAACACTCTCGCGCGTCGTCTCACTCGACCCGGTTCTCCCATGTGGAAATACCGGTTCATTCGGCCGGCTTCAGTCGCGAACCGGCTGAGAACGCATTCTCAAAATGCGTATCCGGTTTATTAAGCGTAGTGGTTCAAGATGCGCATATCCAACTCGGGCTAGCGCTCGGGTCGGATCCTGCTGAGATTACGGCTGTATACTCATGCAATGAGCGCCCAACCGTCCCCGGGTCGGGTTGCATCCGCCTCGGCGATTTATACGCTGAGGAGGAAAAGGAACTACTCTTAGAAATCCGGGTCCCAGCTTCCCGGGTCGGGTACGGGTCGCACCACGTTCTATCGGTTAAATGTTGTTATAAGGACCCGGCCACGCAGGAGCTAATCTACGGTAAAGACGAATCGCTCCTGGTGCCGAGGCCGCAAGCCGTCCGATCCGGGCTGCCTAGGATCGAACGGCTGAGGAATGTCTTCGTCACAATCCGGGCCGTGGCCGAGTCGCGGCGGctgatcgagcgcaacgagctTGCCAGCGCCATGCAGATGTTGTCCTCGGCTCGGGCGTTGCTGCTGCAGCCGGCGGCGGAGATGGCGGGAGAGTATGTGAGGGGATTGGAGGCTGAGATGGCGGAGGTGCAATGGAGGAGGCAACACCACCAGCAGAAGGTGGCGCCGCGGCGGCGGAGCAGTGAGGAAAGAGAAATAGGATTGTTCGTTGATGAGAATGGGAAGCCGCCGCTGACACCGACGTCGGCTTGGAGAGCCGCGGAGAAGCTGGCTAAAATGGCTCAAGTTAAGAAATCTTTTAACAAAGTGAGCGATTTGCACGGCTTTGAAAATGCTAGATTTTAG
- the LOC121756171 gene encoding endoplasmic reticulum-Golgi intermediate compartment protein 3-like isoform X2 has protein sequence MPDFFEASDFIAGSRKVPHCIFLLVSIVGLVIMATLFVHELTYYLSTNTVHQMSVDLKRGETLPIHINMTFPSLPCDVLSVDAIDMSGKHEVDLDTNIWKLRLNHNGQIIGTEYLNDLVEKGHVNHSHGHDDHNDHHEESDHKVKLHNLDEEAEDMIKKVKHAMANGEGCRVYGVLDVQRVAGNFHISVHGLNIFVAQMIFEGSSHVNVSHIIHDLSFGPKYPGIENPLDGTSRILHGSSGTFKYYIKIVPTEYKYISKEVLPTNQFSVTEYFSPIREHDRAWPAVYFLYDLSPITVTIREERRSFLHFITRLCAVLGGTFALTGMLDRWMYRLVEALTKPNSRSIVR, from the exons ATGCCCGACTTCTTTGAAGCCTCGGATTTTATAGCTGGATCTCGGAAGGTGCCGCATTGTATTTTCTTATTAG TCTCTATTGTTGGACTGGTAATCATGGCAACTTTGTTCGTTCACGAGTTGACTTATTATCTCTCGACAAATACCGTGCACCAG ATGTCAGTAGACTTAAAACGTGGAGAAACACTTCCGATCCATATAAATATGACATTCCCATCTTTGCCATGTGATG TGCTTAGTGTAGATGCAATCGATATGTCAGGAAAGCATGAAGTTGATCTTGACACAAATATATGGAAG CTTCGCTTGAATCATAATGGCCAGATTATTGGCACAGAGTATTTAAACGACCTTGTTGAGAAGGGACATGTTAATCACAGTCACGGTCATG ATGACCACAATGATCACCATGAGGAGTCTGACCATAAAGTCAAACTCCACAATCTTGATGAAGAAGCTGAAGATATGATTAAGAAGGTGAAGCATGCAATGGCTAATGGGGAAGGTTGCCGG GTGTATGGTGTTCTAGATGTGCAACGAGTTGCTGGAAACTTCCATATCTCAGTCCATGGATTGAACATTTTTGTCGCACAGATG ATTTTTGAAGGTTCTTCTCATGTCAATGTGAGTCATATAATTCATGACTTGTCCTTTGGACCCAAATATCCTGGTATAGAGAACCCACTTGATGGCACATCAAGAATTTTACATGGATCAAGCGGAACATTCAAGTATTACATCAAG ATTGTCCCAACTGAATACAAGTATATTTCAAAGGAAGTTTTACCCACAAATCAATTCTCTGTCACCGAGTACTTTTCTCCAATCCGTGAGCATGATAGAGCATGGCCTG CCGTTTACTTCCTGTATGACCTGTCACCAATCACGGTGACAATTAGGGAAGAACGTCGTAGCTTTCTCCACTTCATTACGCGTCTTTGTGCAGTACTCGGTGGCACATTTGCCTTAACAG GAATGCTAGATCGATGGATGTACAGGCTGGTTGAAGCCTTGACAAAACCGAATTCTAGAAGTATTGTACGATGA
- the LOC121755610 gene encoding CBL-interacting serine/threonine-protein kinase 8 — MVVRKVGKYEVGRTIGEGTFAKVKFAQNTETGESVAMKVLDRSTIIKHKMIEQIKREIYIMKRVRHPHVVRLHEVIASRTKIYIILEFITGGELFDKIVHHGRLSESEARRYFQQLIDGVDYCHSKGVYHRDLKPENLLLDSQGNLKISDFGLSALPAEGVTLLRTTCGTPNYVAPEVLSHKGYHGALADIWSCGVILYVLMAGYLPFDELDLTTLYGKIDNADFSCPSWFPVGAKSLIHRILDPNPETRIRIEEIRNDEWFEKNYNPVGLSEAEDIDLDDINAAFDDPEEELPNEQCVNNDDMGPLDLNAFDLIILSQGLNLSALFDRKENSLKHQTRFVSQKPAKVALSSMEVVAQSMGFKTHIRNYKMRVEGLSANKTSHFSVIMEIFQVAPPFIMVDIQKAAGDAEEYLKFYKNFCNNLDDIIWRPPDETGKSRITKTKSKKR, encoded by the exons ATGGTGGTGCGGAAGGTGGGGAAGTATGAGGTGGGGCGGACGATTGGGGAAGGGACATTTGCGAAAGTGAAGTTCGCGCAGAACACGGAAACTGGGGAGAGCGTCGCCATGAAAGTCCTCGATCGGTCCACGATAATCAAGCACAAGATGATTGAACAG ATAAAGCGGGAGATATATATTATGAAGCGTGTTAGACATCCCCATGTTGTTCGTTTACATGAG GTCATAGCAAGCCGCACAAAGATATATATCATACTGGAGTTCATCACGGGTGGTGAATTGTTCGATAAAATT GTTCACCATGGAAGACTTAGTGAATCTGAAGCTCGAAGATACTTCCAGCAGCTAATTGATGGTGTTGATTATTGCCACAGTAAGGGAGTGTATCACAGAGACTTAAAG CCTGAAAATCTGTTGCTTGATTCCCAAGGGAATCTAAAGATCTCTGATTTTGGGCTTAGTGCCTTGCCCGCAGAA GGGGTCACCCTTCTCCGCACAACTTGTGGTACTCCTAATTATGTTGCGCCAGAG GTTCTTAGTCATAAAGGCTACCATGGTGCTTTAGCTGATATCTGGTCATGTGGGGTCATCCTCTATGTTCTGATGGCTGGGTATTTGCCGTTTGATGAGCTTGATTTGACAACATTATATGGGAAG ATTGATAATGCAGATTTTTCTTGTCCATCATGGTTCCCAGTTGGAGCAAAATCCTTGATCCACCGGATTTTAGACCCGAATCCTGAAACT CGCATTCGAATTGAAGAGATCAGAAATGATGAGTGGTTTGAAAAGAATTATAATCCTGTCGGACTTTCAGAAGCTGAAGACATTGATTTGGATGATATTAATGCTGCTTTTGATGATCCCGAG GAAGAATTGCCTAATGAGCAATGTGTGAATAATGATGATATGGGGCCTCTAGATCTCAATGCATTTGACTTGATTATTCTTTCTCAAGGGTTAAATCTTTCAGCCTTGTTTGATCGCAAGGAG AATTCCCTGAAACATCAAACACGATTTGTTTCTCAAAAACCGGCTAAGGTTGCCCTGTCAAGTATGGAAGTTGTTGCTCAGTCAATGGGTTTCAAGACGCACATCCGAAATTACAAG ATGAGAGTTGAAGGTCTATCTGCTAATAAGACTTCGCATTTCTCCGTGATAATGGAG ATCTTTCAAGTTGCACCACCATTCATCATGGTTGACATCCAGAAAGCAGCTGGAGACGCCGAGGAGTATCTGAAG TTCTACAAGAACTTCTGTAACAATCTGGATGATATTATCTGGAGGCCGCCCGATGAAACTGGCAAGTCGAGGATCACCAAGACGAAGAGTAAGAAAAGATAA
- the LOC121754139 gene encoding glutamyl-tRNA reductase 1, chloroplastic-like, translating into MAVSSAFVGAKLEALLVRNASSPSMSASAAPRARRAALSRRNWGMIKCEAAPDALAQADAAEPTNAASFSASASSLSALEQLKTSAADRYTKERSSIVVIGLSIHTAPVEMREKLAVPEAEWPRAISELCGLNHIEEAAVLSTCNRMEIYVVALSRHRGVKEVTDWMSKTSGIPASDICEHRFLLYDQDATQHIFEVSAGLDSLVLGEGQILAQVKQVVKVGQGVVGFGRNISGLFKHAITVGKRVRTETNIAAGAVSVSSAAVELALMKLPEASHSTARMLVVGAGKMGKLVIKHLAAKGCTKMVVVNRTEDRVSAIREEMKDVEIIYKPLTEMLTCTAEADVVFTSTASETPLFLKEHVVDLPPVGSNEGGLRLFVDISVPRNVGACVNDLETARVYNVDDLKEVVAANKEDRLRKAMEAQAIIAEESGQFEAWRDSLETVPTIKKLRAYAERIRGAELGKCLSKMGDDIPKKTRKAVDDLSRGIVNKLLHGPMQHLRCDGSDSRTLSETLENMHALNRMFSLETEISVLEQKIRAKVEQSQN; encoded by the exons ATGGCTGTTTCGAGTGCATTTGTTGGCGCAAAGCTCGAAGCTTTGCTGGTGAGGAACGCGTCGTCGCCGTCGATGTCCGCATCCGCCGCTCCTCGAGCCAGGCGAGCGGCGCTGAGCCGGAGGAATTGGGGAATGATCAAGTGCGAGGCTGCGCCGGACGCTCTGGCTCAAGCCGATGCGGCTGAGCCGACCAATGCAGCTTCTTTCTCAGCCTCGGCTTCGAGCTTATCGGCTCTCGAACAGCTCAAGACCTCCGCCGCTGACA GATATACAAAAGAAAGAAGCAGCATTGTAGTGATTGGTCTCAGTATCCACACGGCACCTGTTGAAATGCGGGAGAAACTCGCTGTTCCTGAGGCAGAGTGGCCAAGAGCTATAAGCGAGCTCTGTGGTTTGAATCATATCGAAGAGGCTGCTGTTCTGAGTACTTGCAACAGAATGGAAATCTACGTGGTAGCTCTTTCTCGCCACCGAGGGGTTAAAGAAGTGACTGATTGGATGTCCAAG ACTAGTGGGATCCCAGCTTCAGATATCTGTGAGCATCGTTTTCTACTTTATGATCAAGACGCGACTCAACACATCTTTGAAGTGTCGGCTGGGCTGGATTCCTTGGTATTGGGTGAGGGTCAGATCCTGGCTCAAGTGAAGCAAGTGGTTAAGGTCGGGCAGGGAGTGGTGGGCTTTGGACGGAACATAAGTGGTCTCTTTAAACACGCGATCACTGTGGGGAAGCGAGTTAGAACTGAGACGAACATTGCAGCTGGGGCAGTATCCGTGAGTTCAGCTGCGGTGGAGTTGGCTTTGATGAAACTCCCGGAAGCATCACATTCCACTGCTAGAATGCTAGTTGTTGGAGCGGGGAAGATGGGAAAGCTGGTGATCAAGCACTTGGCCGCCAAGGGCTGCACTAAGATGGTGGTGGTGAATCGAACTGAAGACAGAGTCTCCGCCATTCGTGAGGAGATGAAGGATGTTGAGATCATCTACAAACCCCTCACTGAAATGCTAACCTGCACAGCAGAAGCAGATGTGGTCTTTACAAGCACTGCATCAGAGACTCCACTCTTTCTGAAAGAGCACGTTGTGGACCTCCCACCCGTTGGCTCAAATGAGGGGGGGTTGAGGCTGTTTGTCGACATCTCTGTCCCAAGAAACGTGGGCGCATGTGTCAACGATCTCGAGACTGCACGTGTCTACAACGTGGATGATCTGAAGGAGGTTGTGGCTGCCAACAAAGAAGACCGCCTGCGTAAAGCAATGGAAGCTCAGGCGATCATTGCAGAAGAGTCGGGTCAATTTGAAGCCTGGCGCGATTCATTGGAGACCGTTCCAACCATCAAGAAACTGAGGGCTTACGCTGAAAGAATAAGAGGCGCGGAGCTGGGGAAGTGCTTGTCGAAAATGGGAGATGACATTCCAAAGAAGACAAGGAAGGCTGTTGACGATCTCAGCAGAGGCATTGTCAACAAGCTTTTGCATGGCCCGATGCAGCATCTGAGGTGTGACGGGAGCGACAGCCGGACTCTGTCCGAGACGCTAGAGAACATGCATGCTCTGAACAGAATGTTCAGCCTTGAGACTGAGATTTCTGTGTTGGAACAGAAAATAAGAGCTAAGGTGGAGCAATCACAGAACTAA